The genomic region ACAGAGTGGTTTTGCAACTCTTCCAACGCCTGTTTTAAGTAATAGGGCTGCAAGGTGGGAATGTCGGTGCCGATAATCAATACCGGACCGTAGCGCTGTTTAAACAACCGGCTGGCCGCGGTGAACATACGCACCCCCAAATCCCCCTCCGGTTGGGTCATTATTTTTATACCCGGACCAACCCTTCCCACCATTTCAGCCACCCGGTGGGCCGGGGTTAAGGCCAGAAAGACACTGAATTCCTTTATTTTTTGGGTTTTATCCAGGATGTCTAACAAAAATGCCCACTGCAATTGTTCACGCTGTCTCGGAGTTAACAACTCCTGCAGGCGGCTTTTGCCCCCGGATGAAGGAATTTTGGCCATGATGACCAGGGCCGGTTTCTGCATTCTCTCACCTCAAAATCAACTCTTATACTGGCAGGAGTAAAACCAGCCTTAACGAAAAAAGTATATATGACAAAGACTAAACCTTTAATCAGCGTAATCATTCCCACCTATAATGAGGCCAAAACCATCGGTGATACCCTGCAACACTTGCATTCCTGGGGAGACCCCCTGGAAGTTATTGTGGTGGACGGGGGCAGTACAGACGGTACCACCCAACTGGCAGGTAGCGCTAAGCTCATCTATGCCCCTAAAGGCAGGGCAACCCAAATGAATGCCGGTGCTCGGCAGGCTAAGGGGGATATTTTGCTGTTTCTGCACAGTGATACATGCCCACCTTCGGATACTCCAGAGCAACTGCAGCAAGCCCTTAAGGATAACCGGGTGGTGGGTGGTGCCTTTAAAGTAAAAATTGATTACCCAGGACTGTTCTTTTACCTTGCCTCTCTGGGGTCCAACCTGCGGGCCAAGCTGACCGGCATTTATTTTGGTGACCAGGCTATTTTTGCCCGGCGGGAAATTTTTCATCAGATAGGCGGTTTCCCCGACATCCCGTTGATGGAAGACTGGCAATTTTCCAGGCGTCTAAATCAGGCAGGTAAAACGGTTCTGTTGCCCGGGCCAGTGTTAACCTCTGCTCGCCGTTGGTTGATACACGGCAAATGGAAAACCGCCTGGCTGATGCATAAAATAAAGCTGCTTTATCTCCTGGGGGTTAGCCCGGAGGAATTAAGAAGACTTTATACTGACAAACGGTGATTGTTTTTTACGCTGTCCTGCAGCAGCTCCAGGGTGATGGCAGCGGTGACGGCAGTGATTTGTTTGCACCGGGCATTCTTAAGGGGCGACAGTTTTTTTCTCAAGGTCCGGCAGCAGGTGGAGCCAAACTCCTGAACAAATCTCCGATGCAGTTCTGCCGCAGCCTTAACCACTCTTTTATCAAAGCCCTTGGCCTGAACATCGGCCAGCACGCAGCCAATGGCCAGTACCCCGCCGGACAGGGCACCACAAGTACAACCGGCATTCATGCCATGGCCAAAGCCCGCTGCCAACCGGCTAATACCATCGGTTGGTTCTCCTAGGAGTTCCAGATTACTGAGGGCCACTGCCTGGGCACAATTTAAGCCCTGGGCAAAATACTGTTCCGCTTTTTGCATAACTTCTTGATACAAGCCTGTCATATGAACCTCCATCATTATTTGCGCGCCAAGATGATAAGACCACCAGCTAAACTACTTACCGTCACCTGGGTAAAAAATAGCAGGGAACACAGCATGGCCGTGGCCCCATCTACCCCGGCATAACCGTAAAGCAGTACATACATTCCCTCTCGGACCCCAAGGCCGTTAATGGACAGGGGCAACATAGATACCGCCATAATCACCGGAATATATAAGAAATGTATATAAAGCGGCAGGTGGATGCCAAGTGCCATAAAAGTAAATACGTTGGATAATACCAGGCACCCCTGGAACAAAAACGACAGCATCAATACTCCGGCCAGTGTACCGGGAAACTGTTTGTAGTCCCCCATCCGACGTAAAAAGATGCCAATTTTGCCTTCCTCCCGAAAGGGATAACAAAACAGGAAAACCAGCAGCACAAAGCAAAAAATTACCAGTCCTCTCACCGACCAAAAAACAACACTGCTGCCCCGGTGGGACACAAAAAGCATGGCCATTGCCGCCGTAAGCCCCAGGGCCAGTGAAGCCACCAGCCGCTCCATCACCACCGAAGCCGCCGCTTCCTTGGTTTTTCCTGACTCCCTGGCCACATAGTAAATCCTTAAGGCATCCCCACCGATGCCGGAGGGTAAAAAGTTATTGGCAAACAGCCCGGCATAATAAAAAGCCAGTAGCCTGCCTAAAGGGATTTGTATTTGCAATACCGTTAACAGTGGTCGCCACTTCAAGGCGCTGACCACCATACACAAATTGACCATAAAAAAGGCCAGCAGCAAGCTGGGCCGGTGGGCATGAACCAGACTATCCTTTAAAGAACCCAACGGAATTTTACTGATAATCCATGCCAGCAGTCCTATACTGACAGCAAATTTCGGCCAGGAACGCCAGTCGGCCCGAATGGCCGGTGAACTTTGGGTACCTATAGTTTTGTTTTCTATCACCCTTTTCTCCAAATCCTTTCACTTGAGATAAAGGAATTACTATATAATTTATATGACTACATACCAAAAAAACCTTTATGTTAAATATAATAATTAGTTATAGTTACGCCACCCTGGTTTAGAAAATAACCTCTGGTTATAAACCGGGGATAAAGGCTGGAGGTATAAAAATTAGATGATAAAGAAAAAACAGCAGTGGGAGGTTAATCAATCCCGCTGCTGTTTTAGCTGAAATTACCAGTTCAGTCCACTTGAAGTGGTAGCCGGGTTTAAAAGAATCAGATCCGGACTAAGGTTAGTTAGCCCCACTGTTTGTGCATCTCTAATAACTCAAGAGAACGCGAAGCGGCGGCCGTAGCCTTTATCCTTTTACCGTGAGGGCTAGTCTTGGGTCATGCTGCCAAAGGTTTTCATGGTCTCGCTGGCCTGCAGCACCAGTATTTTATCCGCAACCTCTAAAAGTTCAATGATCTCAGGATATTTAATACTGTAGATTACCCGCAAGCCTTCTTTTCTACTTTGCAGAATATCCTGCCTTTTTAAGATAGCCAGATGTTGGGAAGTATTGGCCTGTTCCACATTTAATGCTTCAAAGATATCACAGACACAATGTTCACCGTCTTTTAACAGTTCCAATATACGAATTCGGGTGGGATGGGCAATAGCTTTAAACATATCTGCTTTTAACTGGGATAATCTTTCGTTCATTTGCAATCACCAACCTAATTATTCTAATATAATTATATATCCAATTTTGTAAAAAAGCTATCCCATAGACATCCCTGAACTAACAATCCTGCTTTCGTAGAAAAAATATGCCCAAGCCATTTTCTATTATATAAGTCTATGTAATCAGTGGTTAGTACTTTAACCAAATAGTAAAACCCGGGAGAGTACGTTATTCCGTGCTCTTCCGGGTTTTCATTTTGTTGGCCCTGGCAATCACCGATTGCACCGCAGGCCTGCATCAAGTGCCGGCGGGATTTTTAGTTAGGCACTCCCTTCCGGTATTGGCCCCGGTATGACGCTGGATGTCCTGCAGGTTATGACAGCAGCCCATTACTGTAAGATGGTCCATGATATCCTTGGCAGAAACCCCTTTGCAATAACATACCGGCACTTCCGGGTCTGTTTCCTTAAACCAAACTTTTTCCTTTAAAGCGTCCTTTTTCAGGATCTCCGGCCCGAAGTACACTACCTCGCAGGTCTCCGAAAGGCAAAGATGAAATCCCTCCGGCGAGCCGGGCTGATGGCTTTCTTTTACTATATTTTTAATGGTCGCGGGTTTTACGGGTTTTCCCGGCGCACCGCAAACCGGACAGCGGACGGCAGAAACCTTCGGGTCGACCCCACAGACTAAATCGGTAATCATAAAATCCTCCTCTTAGGCATTTATGCAACCATTCCTATTGGGGAAGGGTAAGTTTATGCGGATTAACCGTGATGCCTTAGGATCCAAAAATAATCACTTAGAATTTATTTCCCGGTACTTTCAACGAATGTACCGGGCAGGAGACCCCCAGGCATGTTATCATTTCTTCCATGCGTTGACTGGTGCCAAAAGTGATAATTACATCGCCGGTCAGAAGTACTTCTTCAGGGCTAGGATTGGGTATCAACCGTTCCCCCCTTTGAATAGCCAGCACCTGAACCCCATATCTCTCCCGGATACCGGTTTCCTTAATTGGTTTGTTAACTAAGCTGCACGAAGGTTCAATGAGGAATTCCTCTAACTTTAAATCCATGTCGTTCCAATCCAATATCTTTTGCATAAAGCTAATAGTGGCGGGACGAATGGCTGCCATTGCCAAGTGTGAGCCGCCGGTAAAGCCTACAGGAATGACCCAATCAGCTCCGGCCCGGGCCAGGCGGGTTTCATTTTCCTTCCGGTTGGCCCGGGTGACAATGCGAATATTTTTGTTCAAGTCCCTGGCTGCCATTGTAACCAGCATATTATCCGCATCATCAGGCAGAGCCACAATAATACCGGAGGCATATCGAACTCCCAGCTTTTCCAACATGGTATCCTCCGTGGCATCTCCCACCATGGACAGGTATCCCCCTTCCCGCAGGGCCATACACTTGTCCTCATCCACATCAATGCCCACAAATGGCTTCTTGTTGTTAATTAATTGTCTGATGGCCGAAGATCCGGTTCGACCAAGGCCGCACACAATCACATGATTTCTTAGTTTTGCTATCTTTTTTTCCATAACCCTTCCCCCAAGGATTTGAATGACTTGCCCTTCGATGAGACAGGTGGTTAACATAGAACTAAAAAAGGAAATGTATCCCACACCGGTTACCAACATGGCCATGACGATTTTCTGTCCAGCCATGGTGTGCGGGGTGAGATCACCATAACCAACCGTAAAGACCGTGATGACTGCCAGGTAAAGGGTTTTAAAAAAGTTAAATGTTCATACCGGCCCAGTAAATACACACAGGAAGCAAAGATTGAAAACTCGGCCACCGAAACGACGGCCAGGATTTTTAATATTAACATTAGGTGCCGCATGGGCTTGGGCGGTGGTGGTTTGATCTGCTTTTCTTTTCGATTCATGTCTCAATGCTCCTGCACAAGGATGCCTTCACAATACTAATTATTCCTTCTGCTTTTTTATCACTTTATCACCTTTGTAATCAACCTAACCGGTTCATTCCTTGCTGGGTTTTCTTTTTGCCAAGCGTGACCTGCATTACTATTTCTTCTTTCTCATCGGCACCGGTTTCATGGGGGCCTATACTACCTTTTCCACTTTTGAAATGGAAAGGGTTCCGGTTGGGGAAAATGTAACAGCCGATAGATACTACTCCCCTTTCTTCCCTACCACCATATAGGTGCCCTGGCTGAGGTCAGTTAAAGACATTTTGGAGAAGTCATGTTCTTTTAGTTTACTGATTAGAACATCTTGCTTTAACCGGTGCTCCGGAGGTGGTCCCATTTCAGTGAAGGTATCGTTCCATTCGATAATACCGACCCTGCCGCCCGGTTTCAGTACCCGGTGGCATTCCTTTAACATTACCCCCAGGTCCGGCGCCTCATGAGCCACCAAACCCATGGTTACATAATCCACACTAGCCGCTGGGAGGCTCACCTTATCCGGGGGCGTCAATACCCAGGCAATATTGGAAAGA from Desulfotomaculum nigrificans DSM 574 harbors:
- a CDS encoding ArsR/SmtB family transcription factor; the encoded protein is MNERLSQLKADMFKAIAHPTRIRILELLKDGEHCVCDIFEALNVEQANTSQHLAILKRQDILQSRKEGLRVIYSIKYPEIIELLEVADKILVLQASETMKTFGSMTQD
- a CDS encoding (2Fe-2S)-binding protein, which gives rise to MITDLVCGVDPKVSAVRCPVCGAPGKPVKPATIKNIVKESHQPGSPEGFHLCLSETCEVVYFGPEILKKDALKEKVWFKETDPEVPVCYCKGVSAKDIMDHLTVMGCCHNLQDIQRHTGANTGRECLTKNPAGTUCRPAVQSVIARANKMKTRKSTE
- a CDS encoding TIGR04282 family arsenosugar biosynthesis glycosyltransferase, whose product is MQKPALVIMAKIPSSGGKSRLQELLTPRQREQLQWAFLLDILDKTQKIKEFSVFLALTPAHRVAEMVGRVGPGIKIMTQPEGDLGVRMFTAASRLFKQRYGPVLIIGTDIPTLQPYYLKQALEELQNHSVVLGPTLDGGYYLIGLSYPEQSLFEDISWSTGEVFRQTLDCCHRLKLPCGLLPPVRDIDWPADLLELAAALREENTAEDWFPHRTADFLAKLPIL
- a CDS encoding class I SAM-dependent methyltransferase: MAHVFDAKKMAKLDDPRRKDLIPVDKILQTLGLQEGERVLDLGCGIGFLTLPAARVVGAAGFVYGLDIQEDMLVEALSRSRKEGLSNIAWVLTPPDKVSLPAASVDYVTMGLVAHEAPDLGVMLKECHRVLKPGGRVGIIEWNDTFTEMGPPPEHRLKQDVLISKLKEHDFSKMSLTDLSQGTYMVVGKKGE
- a CDS encoding lysylphosphatidylglycerol synthase transmembrane domain-containing protein, whose protein sequence is MIENKTIGTQSSPAIRADWRSWPKFAVSIGLLAWIISKIPLGSLKDSLVHAHRPSLLLAFFMVNLCMVVSALKWRPLLTVLQIQIPLGRLLAFYYAGLFANNFLPSGIGGDALRIYYVARESGKTKEAAASVVMERLVASLALGLTAAMAMLFVSHRGSSVVFWSVRGLVIFCFVLLVFLFCYPFREEGKIGIFLRRMGDYKQFPGTLAGVLMLSFLFQGCLVLSNVFTFMALGIHLPLYIHFLYIPVIMAVSMLPLSINGLGVREGMYVLLYGYAGVDGATAMLCSLLFFTQVTVSSLAGGLIILARK
- a CDS encoding TIGR04283 family arsenosugar biosynthesis glycosyltransferase — encoded protein: MTKTKPLISVIIPTYNEAKTIGDTLQHLHSWGDPLEVIVVDGGSTDGTTQLAGSAKLIYAPKGRATQMNAGARQAKGDILLFLHSDTCPPSDTPEQLQQALKDNRVVGGAFKVKIDYPGLFFYLASLGSNLRAKLTGIYFGDQAIFARREIFHQIGGFPDIPLMEDWQFSRRLNQAGKTVLLPGPVLTSARRWLIHGKWKTAWLMHKIKLLYLLGVSPEELRRLYTDKR
- a CDS encoding C-GCAxxG-C-C family protein, translating into MTGLYQEVMQKAEQYFAQGLNCAQAVALSNLELLGEPTDGISRLAAGFGHGMNAGCTCGALSGGVLAIGCVLADVQAKGFDKRVVKAAAELHRRFVQEFGSTCCRTLRKKLSPLKNARCKQITAVTAAITLELLQDSVKNNHRLSV
- a CDS encoding potassium channel family protein, encoding MAVITVFTVGYGDLTPHTMAGQKIVMAMLVTGVGYISFFSSMLTTCLIEGQVIQILGGRVMEKKIAKLRNHVIVCGLGRTGSSAIRQLINNKKPFVGIDVDEDKCMALREGGYLSMVGDATEDTMLEKLGVRYASGIIVALPDDADNMLVTMAARDLNKNIRIVTRANRKENETRLARAGADWVIPVGFTGGSHLAMAAIRPATISFMQKILDWNDMDLKLEEFLIEPSCSLVNKPIKETGIRERYGVQVLAIQRGERLIPNPSPEEVLLTGDVIITFGTSQRMEEMITCLGVSCPVHSLKVPGNKF